The DNA region TGCTGTTCGCGCTGGTCATGGGCGTCGGCCTGGGCCAACCCGCCAGCGCGGCCACGGCCGGCAGTGCGTCCAGCGGCCTGACCCTGACCGCGGTGTCTCCGGCGGCTGCCGCCGCGGCGCCGTCCGGGTGCTCGGCCGGCAACCTCTGTTTCTGGAAAGACGCGAACATGGTCGACGGGCCGGGCGAGCTGTCCGGCACGAACAGCAACTGGGCGGCGTTCTCGCACCAGAGCTGCGCGTCCCACACCTGGAACAACTGCGCGTCGTCGCTCTACAACAACGGCACCAGCTGTACCGCGCTGGTCTGGCTGTCGGCCGGCTTCACCGAGGGCGTCGAGAGCCTGGGCCGGGGTCAGGGGGTCAAGAACCTGACCACCTGGAACGTTGACACGGGTCCGTGGAACGACAACATCTCCGCGAACAGCTGGTCTTGTTGATCGCACGTCTCCCGGTCCGCCGGGTCGGCTCACTCGGCTCCCCGCCGAGTGGGTCGGCCCGCGGCTCCGCCACGAAAACGCCGGCCCGCCGCTCCGCGCCGAACGCCGCGCAAACGCCGGCCCGCCGCTTCGCGCCGAATGCCGCGCAGACGTCGGCCCGCATCGCCCTGCTCGGCGCGGCGGTAGCCGTCGGGCTGGGCCTGGCCGGGTGCGGGAACGGCGGCGCGCCCGCTCCGGTCACGTCCACCGCCGTCGACCTCGTGACCCGGACCGGCGGGTTCCCCGCCGGACAGCGGACGATCACCGCGGCCGAGGACCGGCTGGTCGCGCGGTGCATGGCCGCGTCCGGCCGGACGTACATCGTCAGCAAGCCGACGTCGGCCGACGCGCCGGCCGCAACCGACTACGGCCTCTACAGCGCGCAGCACGTCGACCCGAGCGCCGACCGGACGACCAACGACTACTACCTGGCCCACCTGCCCGAAGCCGAGCGGACCACCTACCTGAAGGCGCTGCGCGGGACGGCCCAGGCGGCCGTGACCCTCTCCGACGGACGGGAGATCGCCTACCCGACGACCGGCTGCGAACCAGCCGCCCGCACCATGCTGTACGGATCGCTGGAGAACCAGGTCAAGGTCTTCTACGTGCCGCAGATCGTCGGCAACGCGGTCCGCGAGCAGGTCCAGCAGAAGCCGGAGTACGTCTCGGCCCAGAAGGCCTGGCAGCGGTGCATGGCGTCCGGCCACGAGCCG from Cryptosporangium phraense includes:
- a CDS encoding peptidase inhibitor family I36 protein, whose amino-acid sequence is MSKLHTGATARGRRAVGRWSAAVVAVLFALVMGVGLGQPASAATAGSASSGLTLTAVSPAAAAAAPSGCSAGNLCFWKDANMVDGPGELSGTNSNWAAFSHQSCASHTWNNCASSLYNNGTSCTALVWLSAGFTEGVESLGRGQGVKNLTTWNVDTGPWNDNISANSWSC